CGTCCATGCGCGCCTGGGCTTCGGACAGCTCCAGGATCGTCACCTGCGTGACGGGGTCGAGTTTCATCGTTTCTCCTCGGTGGTGTCGGTGGTGGTGCGGGCGGCGACGGTCCACGGGTCGGTGCGGATGTCCAGGACCTCCGCCTCGATGCCCAGCGCGTCGCCCAGCAGCTCCGCGGCCTGGCCGCACCAGGGGAATTCGCTGGCCCAGTGCGCGGTGTCGACGATGCAGGGGCCGCCGTCGCGCAGCGCCTCGTCGACGGGGTGGTGCCGCAGGTCGGACGTGACGAACGCGTCGACGCCCAGTTTGCGCGCGGTGTTCAGGAAGGAATCGCCGGAGCCGGAGGCCACCGCCACGCGGCGGATCATCCGGTCCGGGTCGCCGGCGCCGCGCACGCCCCACTCCGTGGCCGGCAGGCGCTTTGCGACGCGATCGACGAAATCGCGGAAAGGCATCGGCTCGTCGAGGTCTCCGACGCGCCCGATGCCCAGCGCGGTGCCGGGGTCGAGATCGCCGACGAGGGATTCGAGGATGTCGAAGCTCGGCTCCTCGTACGGGTGCGCCTCCAGCAGCGCGGCGTGGACGCGCGACCGCAGCGCGGGTTCGGCGACGAACTCGATGCGCTGCTCCTCCACGTGCTCGACCTCGCCGCGCTCGCCGATGAAGGGGTCGGCGTCGTCGCCCGGGCGGAACTGGCCCCGGCCGGAGAGCTCGTAGGCGCAGGAGTCGTAATCGCCGACGGACCCGGCGCCGGCTGCGAAGACGGCCTCCTTCACTGCGTCGGCGTGGGACGCCGGCACGCGGACCACCCATGCGTCGAGGTGCTGGCCCGGCTTCGGCGCCAGCGGCGCACCCGGGGTGACGCCGAGGATCTCGGCGAGGCGGTCATTGACGCCCGGCCGCGCGGAATCGGCGTTGGTGTGCGCCGCGAACAACGCCACGCCGCCGCGGATGAGCTTGTGCAGGATCCGCCCCTTCGGCGTGTCCGCCGCCACGGAAGACACCCCGCGCAGCAGCAGCGGATGGTGCACCACGAGCATCTGGGCGCCCGCCGCCACCGCGGCATCGGCGACGGCGTCGGTGCAGTCCAGCGCCACCGCCACGCGCGAGACGGGCTCCTCGGGGTCGCCGCAGATCAATCCGACCCGATCCCACTCTTCGGCGAGCTCGGGCGGGTAGGCGGCATCGAGAACTCGGCGCACGTCGGCGACGGTCACGTTCATCTGCGTTCCTCTCGGGTCGTGTGGTCTGTTGGGCGGTGGACGGCGATGCGCCGGCCATGCGGTGGAGCGCCATGCGCCCACCCGGTGGTGGACGGCACTGCGCCGTTCGGACACTGCGCCGGTCGATCACTTCGGCGGGTGCCCGCGCCCCTCCCGGATGGCGGCGATGCGGGCGACCTCCCCCACCAGTGTGCCGACGTCGGTGGCGCCCCGCACCGCCAGGCGCCACCACGACGTCCCCAGGCCTGGAAACGTGTCGCACCGGCGCACCGCCACGCCACGGTTGGCCAGCGCCAGGCGCGCCGCCTCGGGATCGGCCACCGGCGGCCGGGCGAGCACGAAGGGGCCGGATGCCGGTTCGACGCTCCACCCGGCGTCGTCGAGCGAGGCGACCATGGCCGCCCGCTCGCGGGCGATGCTCTCCCGCTCCAGCTCCAGCGGGCGGTCCATGCCGTGTTCGGCGACCAGCCGCATGGCGTGGAGCTGCAGCGTGCCCACCGGCCACGACGGGCGCCGCCGCGCGAGCTTCGCCAGCACCTCCGGCGCGCCGAGCGCGTAGCCGCAGCGCAGGCCCGCCAGGGCCCACGTCTTGGTCAGGCTGCGGAAAACGAGCACGCCGGGGTCGCGCACGGAGGCGACCTCGCTGACGTCGTGGTCTTCGGCGGCGACGACGTCCATGAACGCCTCGTCGACCACCACGATCCGCCCCGGCGCGCGCAACGCCAGGATGTCCTCGCGCGAATGCAGCACCGACGTCGGGTTGGTCGGGTTGCCCACGACCACGAGGTCGGCGTCATCGGGGATCCGCACCGCGCTGGCACCCGACCGCCCTTCTTCGCGCACCTGGGCCACGTCCCACGGGCGGCGCAGGATGACGCGCTCGACGGGCACTCCGGCGGCGCGCATGGCGGCCTCCGGCTCGGTGAACTGGGGGTGGATCACCGCCGGGCGCTCGCACAGGTTCGGCAACAGCGCGAAGCCCTCGGCGACGCCGGCGAGCAGCAGCACCTCGTCGGCCGTGCGACCGTGCCGCGCCGCGATGAGCCTGCGCACGCGCCGATCCAGCATCGGGTCGGGGTAGGCGGACAACTCGTTGAGGTGGCCACCCACGGCATCGAGAAGCCACCGCGGCGTCGCCCCGCGAACGTTGACCGCGAAATCGACCAGCGCCCCGCAGGCGGCGACGTCGCCGTGATAGTTCAGATCGCCGGCGAATCCGGTCTCCGCGAACGCGGTCCCGGCGTCATCCCCCATCTCCATGCCCTTCACATTGCCACACCGCCCGGATCGCCCACCACGGGCCCGCGGAGCCATACTGGAGGGCATGGCCCCCACCTTGCTCATCGACGTCGACGGCACCATCAGCGATTCCCTCGCGGGCATCCAGAAGAGTTTCCGGACCGCGCTGGCGGCGATCGATCACCCGCTGCCCGACGACGCGTTCCTGGCCACCCTCGCCGGGCCGCCCATGCGGGATTCGATGGTGCGGGTCGGGCTGGAGGGCGATGAGCTCGAGGAGGCCATGCGCGTCTACGGCGCGCGGCAGACCGGCGGCGGCTGGGCGGAGACGAGCATGTTCCCGGGCTGGCCGGAGCTCCTCGACGGCTGGCGATCCGACGGCATCCGCTTGGCGACGGCTACGTCGAAGGGCGGGCACTTCGCCCGGAAGGTGCTGGCGAAATTCGGGATCCTCGACCGGTTCGACTTCATCGGCGCCGCCGACGACGGCGGGGACCGGCGGCAGAAGGACGACGTCATCGAGCACACGCTGCGGGTGCTGGGGTTGCCCGCGGACCGGCGGGAGATCGACGGCGACGGCCCCGGGGACGACGCGCTCTCCGGCGTCGTGATGATCGGCGACCGCGTCCACGACATCGAGGGCGCGCACCGCTTCGGCATCCCGTGCATTCTCGTCGGCTGGGGCTACGGGCCCGACGACGAACGCGCCCGCGCCGACGCCGTCGCCCACGACCCGGCGGAGCTCGGCCGGTTGGCGCGGGAGCTGCTCGGGCTCTGAACCGGCCACTGATCCGGGAACCGGCGTCGGGAATTGGCTCCCGCGGCGCCGCCGTTATACCTTGTCATTCGGAAAAATCCGCCTCTCGGGCGGCGACCCGGCCGGGTCGGCGACCGAGCCGGGCGGCCGTTGCGGCGCGCCCCTTCGCCGAGGTCCCCGACCGGACCCCGTGACCGGGCCGCCGCGTGTTCCGGCGCCATCCGCCGGTCCCGTCACCGAGGAGATCCCATGTCCGCCCCTGGCCGCACCGAGTCCGTGTACCTCGTCTTCGTGTGCAGCGGCAACATCTGCCGCTCTCCGATGGCGGAGATCATCGTCCGCGATGCCCTCGAGGATGCCGGGATGGCCGACGACGTGCTCGTCGCGTCGTGCGGCATCGGCGCCTGGCACGTCGGCCAGCCCGCCGACTCCCGCGCCCGCGCCGAGCTGGAGCGCTCCGGGCACGACTCGGCGCACGTCGCCGCGCAGCTCGGCGCCGAGCACATCGACGCGACGCTCTACATCGCCATGGACAACGGCCACGTCTCCCAGCTGATCGCCCGCGGCATCCCGGCCGAGAAGATCCGCCTGATGCGGTCCTTCGACCCGGACTCCCCCTCCGACGCCGAAGTCGCCGATCCCTACTACGGCGACGCGTCCGGTTTCGCCCGCACCCGCCGCGAGATCGAGGCCGCCACGCCGGGGCTCCTCGCCGCGGTGAGCGGGTTCCTCGTGGACTCGTCGACGCGGTAGGTCCGTAGCCGCGTCGGCTGCGCGCCCCGTTCCCCGGCCCTTAGAACTCCTTGAGCTCGATGCGCTCGCGGTCCTTCGGGCGGGGATCCTTGCCTGCCAGCGTGCGCACGCGGAAGGTCCAGATCTTGTTGATCAGGAAGTTCGCCGGCGTGCCCAGCAGCACGCCGATCAGGTTGGCCCAGTAGAACTTGGTGCGCAGGCCGCTGGAGTCGTCGAAGATGTGGTCCGGCAGCGCCAGCGGCGACGTCGGGTTGGTCAGCGCCGTGATGGTGATCAAGCTGACGATGAGCCCCGACAGCCCGGCGAGCAGGAACGGCCCGAACTGGCGGAACCAGTTGGGGCGATTGTCGGTGCGGAAGGTCCACGAGCGGTTGAGCTGGAAGTTCCACACGTTGGCGATGAGGAACGCCAGCGTCGCGTAGACGTGCGACCAGCGGATGTTCCAGCGGGTGCCCAGCAGGTTGGCGAACACCTCGTGCTCGTTGATGCCCCACTCCAAGCCCAGCTTGCGCGCGCCGACCGCCACCGCGGTGTTGACCAGCACGCCGGTGCCGCCGACCATCCCGAACTTGAGGAACTGGCGGAAGACCGCGCCATAGCGCGAACGCGACGGCGGCGTAGCGGCGGTTGAGGACACGGGCACCTTCCGACTTGCGAACATGTGGGATAACGGCCGATTCTACTCCACGACCGTGCCCGAACGTGCCCGCCGATGATGAACGTCACGGTGCGTCGCAAAGCGGCGGCCGGCCCACACCACCGCCCCGCGGCAACCGCCCGCCCAACCCCCTTCCGCGTCCGGGGCGATCCGGGCGGGTGAGTAAGGTGGGCGGCGTGAAATCCCGAATCCGCCAGTTCCTGACCCCCGGCTGGGTGCTCACCGCCGTGGTCTGCGTCGCGTTCGCCTACATCGCGTTCACGGTGCTCGCGCCGTGGCAGCTCGGGAAGAACGAGGCCCGCCAGGAGCGCAACGAGCAGCTCCGCCACGCCTTCGAGGTCGATCCCGTGGACGCGTCCGAGCTGTTCCCCGCCGAGGGCGAGTTGGCGGAGGGCACGGAGTGGCGGCGGGTCACCGCGCAGGGCGAGTTCCTGCCCGATTCGGACGTGCTGCTGCGCAACCGCCCGGTCGACGGCACTCCGGCGACGCACGCGCTGACCGCCTTCCGCGCCGATGACGGCACGCTGTACCTGGTCAACCGCGGTTTCGAGTCGCCATCCGACGGCGGCATCC
This genomic stretch from Corynebacterium hansenii harbors:
- the cobC gene encoding Rv2231c family pyridoxal phosphate-dependent protein CobC, translating into MEMGDDAGTAFAETGFAGDLNYHGDVAACGALVDFAVNVRGATPRWLLDAVGGHLNELSAYPDPMLDRRVRRLIAARHGRTADEVLLLAGVAEGFALLPNLCERPAVIHPQFTEPEAAMRAAGVPVERVILRRPWDVAQVREEGRSGASAVRIPDDADLVVVGNPTNPTSVLHSREDILALRAPGRIVVVDEAFMDVVAAEDHDVSEVASVRDPGVLVFRSLTKTWALAGLRCGYALGAPEVLAKLARRRPSWPVGTLQLHAMRLVAEHGMDRPLELERESIARERAAMVASLDDAGWSVEPASGPFVLARPPVADPEAARLALANRGVAVRRCDTFPGLGTSWWRLAVRGATDVGTLVGEVARIAAIREGRGHPPK
- a CDS encoding Nif3-like dinuclear metal center hexameric protein, with the translated sequence MNVTVADVRRVLDAAYPPELAEEWDRVGLICGDPEEPVSRVAVALDCTDAVADAAVAAGAQMLVVHHPLLLRGVSSVAADTPKGRILHKLIRGGVALFAAHTNADSARPGVNDRLAEILGVTPGAPLAPKPGQHLDAWVVRVPASHADAVKEAVFAAGAGSVGDYDSCAYELSGRGQFRPGDDADPFIGERGEVEHVEEQRIEFVAEPALRSRVHAALLEAHPYEEPSFDILESLVGDLDPGTALGIGRVGDLDEPMPFRDFVDRVAKRLPATEWGVRGAGDPDRMIRRVAVASGSGDSFLNTARKLGVDAFVTSDLRHHPVDEALRDGGPCIVDTAHWASEFPWCGQAAELLGDALGIEAEVLDIRTDPWTVAARTTTDTTEEKR
- a CDS encoding low molecular weight protein-tyrosine-phosphatase, producing the protein MSAPGRTESVYLVFVCSGNICRSPMAEIIVRDALEDAGMADDVLVASCGIGAWHVGQPADSRARAELERSGHDSAHVAAQLGAEHIDATLYIAMDNGHVSQLIARGIPAEKIRLMRSFDPDSPSDAEVADPYYGDASGFARTRREIEAATPGLLAAVSGFLVDSSTR
- a CDS encoding HAD hydrolase-like protein, giving the protein MAPTLLIDVDGTISDSLAGIQKSFRTALAAIDHPLPDDAFLATLAGPPMRDSMVRVGLEGDELEEAMRVYGARQTGGGWAETSMFPGWPELLDGWRSDGIRLATATSKGGHFARKVLAKFGILDRFDFIGAADDGGDRRQKDDVIEHTLRVLGLPADRREIDGDGPGDDALSGVVMIGDRVHDIEGAHRFGIPCILVGWGYGPDDERARADAVAHDPAELGRLARELLGL
- a CDS encoding GtrA family protein, which gives rise to MFASRKVPVSSTAATPPSRSRYGAVFRQFLKFGMVGGTGVLVNTAVAVGARKLGLEWGINEHEVFANLLGTRWNIRWSHVYATLAFLIANVWNFQLNRSWTFRTDNRPNWFRQFGPFLLAGLSGLIVSLITITALTNPTSPLALPDHIFDDSSGLRTKFYWANLIGVLLGTPANFLINKIWTFRVRTLAGKDPRPKDRERIELKEF